In Cicer arietinum cultivar CDC Frontier isolate Library 1 chromosome 1, Cicar.CDCFrontier_v2.0, whole genome shotgun sequence, one DNA window encodes the following:
- the LOC101503668 gene encoding terpene synthase 10-like isoform X1, with amino-acid sequence MALLTFKSPEFTFKQKLILEERYLSRVIWTSNFPRPTRCKASYKVETIPRRSSKFQPSIWTNDYIQSLSSEYKEEMYREQCKVLSEEVRMMLCKVKNEIDQLEFIDVLQRLGVAYHFNNEIRNILDNIYNTQTSNLKNNLYATSLKFRLLRQHRYNISTDVFIDFQDEMCNFKKEQPIDVEAMLSMYEASFHSFANETILDELRDVTSKFLKEYLKNGGNHISLLISHALELPLHWRIPRWEAWWFINICERQQNQNHVLLQFAKLDFNIVQSIYQEELKYTSRWWKRTELGEKLSFSRDRLVENFVWTMGTNFKPEFEYFRKVITKVNSFITTIDDVYDVYGTLEELELFTHTIERWDLSAMNSLPYYMKICFLALYNFVNELAFEILKKSGYYIIPYLKKVWADLCKSYLIEAKWYHSKYTPTLGEYLENAWISISAPVILTHAYIAIPHSFKIEDLASLEEDSKIIYFSTMILRFANDIGSYKREIETGDIPKSIQCYMNESGVSEVEACDYIKSMICTMWKKMNKEAHTSSFSQSFIDTCINHARMAMFMYEHGDGHSIQDLEIQNRITSLALQPIPFICTKNSELNNDI; translated from the exons ATGGCTTTGCTCACATTTAAATCTCCCGAATTTACTTTTAAACAAAAACTTATTTTGGAAGAAAGATATTTATCTCGAGTAATATGGACCTCTAATTTCCCTCGTCCAACTCGATGCAAGGCATCATATAAAGTTGAAACAATTCCTCGTCGATCTTCAAAATTCCAACCTTCAATTTGGACCAATGATTATATTCAATCTCTAAGTAGTGAATATAAG GAAGAAATGTATAGAGAGCAATGCAAAGTGCTAAGTGAAGAAGTAAGGATGATGCTTTGCAAAGTGAAAAATGAGATTGATCAACTTGAGTTTATTGATGTATTGCAAAGGCTTGGAGTTGCTTACCATTTTAACAATGAAATAAGGAACATTTTGGACAACATTTACAACACACAAACATCCAACttgaagaataatttatatGCCACATCTCTCAAATTTAGACTTTTAAGGCAACATCGTTATAATATATCTACAG ATGTTTTTATTGACTTTCAAGATGAAATGTGTAACTTCAAGAAAGAGCAACCTATTGATGTTGAGGCAATGTTATCAATGTATGAAGCCTCATTTCATTCCTTTGCAAATGAAACTATATTAGATGAATTAAGAGATGTGACATCAAAGTTTCTCAaagaatatttgaaaaatgGAGGTAACCACATATCACTTCTAATAAGTCATGCTTTGGAGCTTCCACTACATTGGAGAATTCCTCGTTGGGAGGCTTGGTGGTTCATTAATATATGCGAAAGACAACAAAATCAGAATCATGTTTTACTTCAATTTGCTAAATTGGATTTCAACATTGTTCAAAGCATATACCAAGAAGAGCTAAAGTATACATCGAG ATGGTGGAAAAGAACTGAACTTGGAGAAAAGTTGAGCTTTAGTAGGGATAGATTGGTTGAGAACTTTGTTTGGACTATGGGAACAAATTTCAAGCCAGAGTTTGAATATTTCCGAAAAGTAATAACAAAGGTTAATTCATTTATTACCACAATTGATGATGTTTATGATGTGTATGGCACTTTGGAAGAATTAGAGCTATTCACTCATACAATTGAGAG atGGGATCTAAGTGCCATGAATTCTCTTCCATACTACATGAAAATATGTTTTCTTGCACTGTATAACTTTGTGAATGAATTGgcttttgaaattttgaaaaagagtGGATACTATATCATTCCATATCTGAAGAAAGTG TGGGCAGATTTATGTAAATCATATTTGATTGAAGCAAAGTGGTACCATAGTAAATATACTCCAACTCTAGGAGAATACTTAGAAAATGCATGGATATCAATAAGTGCACCTGTTATACTTACCCATGCTTACATTGCAATTCCTCATTCATTCAAAATTGAAGACTTGGCTAGTTTAGAAGAAGActccaaaataatttatttttcaacaatgATTTTACGCTTTGCTAATGATATTGGATCATATAAA cgTGAAATTGAGACAGGAGATATTCCAAAGTCAATTCAATGCTACATGAACGAAAGTGGAGTTTCTGAAGTAGAGGCTTGTGATTATATAAAGTCCATGATATGTACAatgtggaagaagatgaataaaGAAGCTCATACTTCATCATTCTCTCAAAGTTTCATAGATACTTGTATAAATCATGCTAGAATGGCAATGTTTATGTATGAGCATGGAGATGGTCATAGCATTCAAGATCTTGAAATTCAGAATCGCATAACGTCGTTAGCTTTGCAACCCATTCCTTTTATATGTACAAAAAATTCGGAGTTAAATAATGACATCTAA
- the LOC101503668 gene encoding myrcene synthase, chloroplastic-like isoform X2: MALLTFKSPEFTFKQKLILEERYLSRVIWTSNFPRPTRCKASYKVETIPRRSSKFQPSIWTNDYIQSLSSEYKEEMYREQCKVLSEEVRMMLCKVKNEIDQLEFIDVLQRLGVAYHFNNEIRNILDNIYNTQTSNLKNNLYATSLKFRLLRQHRYNISTDVFIDFQDEMCNFKKEQPIDVEAMLSMYEASFHSFANETILDELRDVTSKFLKEYLKNGGNHISLLISHALELPLHWRIPRWEAWWFINICERQQNQNHVLLQFAKLDFNIVQSIYQEELKYTSRWWKRTELGEKLSFSRDRLVENFVWTMGTNFKPEFEYFRKVITKVNSFITTIDDVYDVYGTLEELELFTHTIERWDLSAMNSLPYYMKICFLALYNFVNELAFEILKKSGYYIIPYLKKVREIETGDIPKSIQCYMNESGVSEVEACDYIKSMICTMWKKMNKEAHTSSFSQSFIDTCINHARMAMFMYEHGDGHSIQDLEIQNRITSLALQPIPFICTKNSELNNDI, translated from the exons ATGGCTTTGCTCACATTTAAATCTCCCGAATTTACTTTTAAACAAAAACTTATTTTGGAAGAAAGATATTTATCTCGAGTAATATGGACCTCTAATTTCCCTCGTCCAACTCGATGCAAGGCATCATATAAAGTTGAAACAATTCCTCGTCGATCTTCAAAATTCCAACCTTCAATTTGGACCAATGATTATATTCAATCTCTAAGTAGTGAATATAAG GAAGAAATGTATAGAGAGCAATGCAAAGTGCTAAGTGAAGAAGTAAGGATGATGCTTTGCAAAGTGAAAAATGAGATTGATCAACTTGAGTTTATTGATGTATTGCAAAGGCTTGGAGTTGCTTACCATTTTAACAATGAAATAAGGAACATTTTGGACAACATTTACAACACACAAACATCCAACttgaagaataatttatatGCCACATCTCTCAAATTTAGACTTTTAAGGCAACATCGTTATAATATATCTACAG ATGTTTTTATTGACTTTCAAGATGAAATGTGTAACTTCAAGAAAGAGCAACCTATTGATGTTGAGGCAATGTTATCAATGTATGAAGCCTCATTTCATTCCTTTGCAAATGAAACTATATTAGATGAATTAAGAGATGTGACATCAAAGTTTCTCAaagaatatttgaaaaatgGAGGTAACCACATATCACTTCTAATAAGTCATGCTTTGGAGCTTCCACTACATTGGAGAATTCCTCGTTGGGAGGCTTGGTGGTTCATTAATATATGCGAAAGACAACAAAATCAGAATCATGTTTTACTTCAATTTGCTAAATTGGATTTCAACATTGTTCAAAGCATATACCAAGAAGAGCTAAAGTATACATCGAG ATGGTGGAAAAGAACTGAACTTGGAGAAAAGTTGAGCTTTAGTAGGGATAGATTGGTTGAGAACTTTGTTTGGACTATGGGAACAAATTTCAAGCCAGAGTTTGAATATTTCCGAAAAGTAATAACAAAGGTTAATTCATTTATTACCACAATTGATGATGTTTATGATGTGTATGGCACTTTGGAAGAATTAGAGCTATTCACTCATACAATTGAGAG atGGGATCTAAGTGCCATGAATTCTCTTCCATACTACATGAAAATATGTTTTCTTGCACTGTATAACTTTGTGAATGAATTGgcttttgaaattttgaaaaagagtGGATACTATATCATTCCATATCTGAAGAAAGTG cgTGAAATTGAGACAGGAGATATTCCAAAGTCAATTCAATGCTACATGAACGAAAGTGGAGTTTCTGAAGTAGAGGCTTGTGATTATATAAAGTCCATGATATGTACAatgtggaagaagatgaataaaGAAGCTCATACTTCATCATTCTCTCAAAGTTTCATAGATACTTGTATAAATCATGCTAGAATGGCAATGTTTATGTATGAGCATGGAGATGGTCATAGCATTCAAGATCTTGAAATTCAGAATCGCATAACGTCGTTAGCTTTGCAACCCATTCCTTTTATATGTACAAAAAATTCGGAGTTAAATAATGACATCTAA